In Agrobacterium tumefaciens, a single genomic region encodes these proteins:
- a CDS encoding DUF523 domain-containing protein — MTHTRPKILISACLLGQPVRYDGKGKPLSHPAIDRWRSEGRLVTICPEMAGGMPVPRPPAEIENGASGLDVLEGRARVLELTGGDVTAEFIAGAEKALAFARANGCTHALLIDGSPSCGSVAIYDGSFSGIKHAGNGVTAALLEKAGIAVFSPADIDRLDALTP, encoded by the coding sequence TTGACTCACACGCGCCCCAAAATCCTCATCAGCGCCTGCCTCCTCGGCCAGCCCGTCCGTTATGATGGCAAGGGCAAGCCTCTTTCCCATCCAGCGATTGACCGTTGGCGCAGCGAGGGCAGGCTGGTAACGATCTGCCCGGAAATGGCCGGCGGCATGCCTGTCCCGCGTCCGCCGGCGGAGATAGAAAACGGGGCTTCCGGTCTCGACGTACTGGAAGGCCGCGCCCGGGTGCTGGAGCTGACTGGCGGCGATGTCACGGCCGAGTTTATCGCCGGTGCGGAAAAGGCGCTGGCCTTCGCCAGGGCAAATGGCTGCACCCACGCGCTGCTGATCGACGGCAGCCCGTCCTGCGGATCAGTCGCGATCTATGACGGTTCGTTCTCCGGTATCAAACACGCAGGCAATGGCGTGACTGCGGCGCTGCTCGAAAAAGCCGGTATCGCGGTCTTTTCCCCAGCCGATATCGACCGACTGGATGCGCTAACCCCTTGA
- a CDS encoding methyl-accepting chemotaxis protein produces MKNLSISRQLIVLVVALMAAFAAATFYQLKSATDAIYEERYGMLRTQVQSAISILQSFHDKEKAGTLSRDDAMKQAFATVGAMKFTPDGYLFGYDYEVTMKFHPDAKRVGENYKGKPDSKGFAYRDELVRLGRNGGGQTDFYGPKPGMEGNDYAKSSYALAFEPWQVVVVTGVYIDDLNAQVRGEVMKALSIGALIFVLALAAAFYVIRGISKPLGDIHRALGEVANENVSLAIPHTGLTNEVGMMAKATASLQDKVRERHAMQRRQEEQQQQLDAERQNNLDMQRDEAALQARVVTTIGEALEKLAGGDLTVRCGDLGNRYAALRDNFNEALTHLDAAMAKVNTKSIDIGGSKDEIRKASNELSQRTERQAANLEETSAALDELTVAVRQTAEGAADAAKRVTTVSSEATRSDRVVEEAITAMSGIEQSSDQISNIIGVIDDIAFQTNLLALNAGVEAARAGEAGKGFAVVAQEVRELAQKSAAAAKEIKDQIARSSAQVENGVRLVGEAGDALKRISDQIKSANEIVSKIAHSAAEQDTTLRSISTSLNQLDVATQHNAAMAEETTASAEALAVDTEELLNLIRGFRVSSGHQLHGMGREMRMAG; encoded by the coding sequence ATGAAGAACCTTTCCATTTCCCGTCAACTGATCGTTCTCGTGGTGGCCCTGATGGCCGCCTTCGCCGCGGCGACCTTCTACCAGCTGAAATCCGCCACCGACGCGATCTATGAGGAACGCTACGGCATGCTGCGGACACAGGTACAATCGGCGATCTCCATCCTGCAATCCTTCCATGACAAGGAAAAGGCCGGAACGCTTTCGCGCGACGACGCCATGAAACAGGCATTCGCCACCGTCGGCGCCATGAAGTTCACTCCTGACGGCTATCTGTTCGGTTACGACTACGAAGTGACGATGAAGTTTCATCCCGATGCCAAGCGTGTCGGTGAAAACTACAAGGGCAAGCCTGATAGTAAGGGGTTTGCCTATCGTGACGAGCTGGTGCGGCTTGGCCGCAACGGCGGCGGGCAGACGGATTTCTACGGACCGAAGCCCGGCATGGAAGGCAATGACTACGCCAAGAGTTCCTACGCGCTTGCCTTCGAGCCCTGGCAGGTGGTGGTCGTGACCGGTGTTTACATCGACGATCTGAACGCCCAGGTTCGTGGCGAGGTGATGAAGGCGCTGTCCATCGGCGCGCTCATCTTCGTTCTGGCGCTTGCCGCCGCCTTCTACGTCATTCGTGGCATATCGAAGCCGCTCGGCGACATTCACCGTGCACTCGGCGAAGTGGCCAATGAGAACGTTTCGCTTGCCATTCCCCATACCGGCCTCACCAACGAAGTCGGCATGATGGCGAAGGCCACCGCCTCGCTTCAGGACAAGGTGCGCGAGCGCCATGCCATGCAGCGCCGTCAGGAAGAGCAGCAGCAACAGCTCGATGCCGAGCGCCAGAACAATCTCGACATGCAGCGCGACGAGGCCGCATTGCAGGCGCGGGTCGTCACCACCATCGGCGAGGCACTGGAAAAGCTGGCCGGCGGCGATCTGACCGTGCGCTGCGGCGATCTCGGTAACCGTTATGCGGCGCTACGCGACAATTTCAACGAGGCACTGACGCATCTCGATGCCGCCATGGCCAAGGTGAACACCAAGAGCATCGACATTGGCGGCTCGAAGGACGAAATCCGCAAGGCCTCCAACGAGCTTTCGCAGCGCACCGAACGGCAGGCTGCAAATCTGGAAGAAACCTCCGCGGCTCTCGATGAACTGACGGTTGCGGTGCGCCAGACGGCGGAAGGTGCTGCGGATGCCGCCAAGCGCGTCACCACCGTCAGCTCGGAAGCGACGCGCAGCGACCGGGTGGTGGAAGAGGCGATCACTGCGATGAGCGGCATCGAACAGTCTTCCGATCAGATTTCGAACATCATCGGCGTGATCGACGACATCGCCTTCCAGACCAACCTTCTGGCGCTGAATGCCGGTGTGGAGGCAGCGCGTGCCGGGGAAGCCGGCAAGGGCTTTGCCGTGGTGGCGCAGGAAGTGCGCGAACTGGCGCAGAAATCCGCCGCCGCCGCCAAGGAGATCAAGGACCAGATCGCCCGCTCCTCCGCCCAGGTGGAAAACGGCGTGCGGCTCGTCGGCGAGGCTGGCGATGCACTGAAACGCATCTCGGACCAGATCAAATCCGCCAACGAGATCGTCAGCAAGATCGCCCATTCGGCAGCCGAACAGGACACGACGCTGCGCTCGATCTCCACGTCGCTGAACCAGCTCGACGTCGCCACCCAGCACAATGCGGCGATGGCGGAAGAAACCACCGCTTCGGCGGAGGCGCTGGCCGTGGATACCGAAGAGCTGCTGAACCTCATCCGCGGCTTCCGTGTCTCCTCCGGTCACCAGCTTCATGGCATGGGGCGGGAGATGCGGATGGCGGGGTGA
- a CDS encoding plant virulence effector HPE1-like domain-containing protein encodes MRRLFLTAIVVLASGSAMASSIEYINGVHVTNGSFVRRDCAGCQPLKNKPAAQGYAIPSIEPGTQHTEMHDVDGKRTLVRTEAWLGGAPVTFVSTNPAWMTDPSGTAIATYDEAAPEADPAETVSTPAGIDVTTTTAAVKAISSDNASKPHNASVVGTPQFPDFQLRGN; translated from the coding sequence ATGCGGCGTCTTTTTCTGACAGCGATTGTCGTGCTCGCCAGTGGGTCGGCGATGGCATCCTCCATCGAATATATCAATGGCGTGCATGTCACCAATGGCAGCTTCGTCCGCCGCGATTGCGCCGGCTGCCAGCCCTTGAAAAACAAACCCGCCGCGCAGGGTTATGCCATTCCATCCATCGAGCCGGGGACGCAGCACACTGAAATGCACGACGTCGACGGTAAACGCACGCTGGTGCGCACCGAGGCCTGGCTTGGCGGTGCGCCCGTCACCTTCGTCAGCACCAATCCGGCCTGGATGACGGACCCCTCCGGCACCGCCATCGCCACCTATGACGAGGCGGCACCCGAAGCAGATCCCGCTGAAACCGTTTCCACGCCCGCAGGCATCGACGTGACGACCACCACGGCAGCCGTCAAGGCAATCTCCAGCGACAATGCATCCAAGCCGCACAACGCCTCGGTCGTCGGCACACCCCAGTTCCCGGATTTCCAGCTGCGCGGTAATTGA
- the purD gene encoding phosphoribosylamine--glycine ligase — translation MKVLLIGSGGREHALAWKIAQSPLIDELYAAPGNPGIADHATLVSLDVEDHSAVIAFAKEKAIDFVVIGPEAPLVAGLADDLRAAGIATFGPSKAAAQLEGSKGFTKDLCARYDIPTGAYQRFKSAEPAKDYVRAQGAPIVIKADGLAAGKGVTVAMTEAEALAAIDDCFDGAFGTAGTEVVVEAFLDGEEASFFCLSDGKTALALATAQDHKRVGDGDTGPNTGGMGAYSPAPVMTPAMVERTMKEIIEPTISGMAKDGNPFSGVFFAGLMITAKGPELIEYNVRFGDPECQVLMMRLKSDLLPILYATATGTLDTVQAEWRDDAALTVVLASKGYPGAYDKNTPIAHIPEASEEAKVFHAGTALKDGKLVATGGRVLNVTAFGRNVTEAQARAYALANKVEWENGFCRRDIGWQAIAREKA, via the coding sequence ATGAAAGTTCTGTTGATCGGTTCCGGCGGACGCGAACATGCGCTGGCGTGGAAAATCGCCCAGTCGCCCCTCATCGATGAGCTTTATGCCGCACCCGGCAATCCCGGCATCGCTGACCACGCAACACTTGTTTCGCTCGACGTGGAAGATCATTCTGCCGTCATCGCTTTTGCGAAGGAAAAAGCAATCGACTTCGTCGTCATCGGCCCGGAAGCGCCGCTGGTCGCTGGTCTGGCGGATGATCTGCGTGCAGCTGGCATCGCCACGTTCGGACCTTCGAAAGCCGCCGCCCAGCTTGAGGGCTCCAAGGGTTTCACCAAGGATCTCTGCGCCCGCTACGATATTCCGACCGGCGCTTACCAGCGTTTCAAATCCGCCGAGCCTGCCAAGGACTATGTCCGTGCACAGGGTGCGCCGATCGTCATCAAGGCCGACGGCCTTGCCGCCGGCAAGGGCGTGACCGTTGCCATGACTGAAGCGGAAGCGCTTGCCGCCATCGATGACTGTTTCGACGGTGCTTTCGGCACGGCCGGCACTGAGGTGGTGGTGGAAGCCTTCCTCGATGGCGAGGAAGCGAGCTTTTTCTGCCTTTCGGATGGCAAAACGGCGCTCGCGCTCGCCACCGCGCAGGATCACAAGCGCGTCGGCGATGGCGATACGGGCCCGAATACCGGCGGCATGGGCGCCTATTCGCCCGCCCCTGTCATGACCCCGGCCATGGTGGAGCGCACCATGAAGGAGATCATCGAGCCGACGATCTCAGGCATGGCCAAGGATGGGAACCCCTTCTCCGGCGTATTTTTCGCCGGCCTGATGATCACCGCCAAAGGCCCGGAACTGATCGAATATAACGTGCGCTTCGGCGATCCCGAATGCCAGGTGCTGATGATGCGCCTCAAGAGTGATCTGCTGCCGATCCTCTACGCCACCGCCACCGGTACGCTGGACACGGTGCAGGCGGAATGGCGCGACGATGCGGCGCTGACCGTGGTTCTCGCCTCCAAAGGTTATCCCGGCGCCTACGACAAGAACACGCCGATCGCCCATATTCCCGAGGCCAGCGAAGAAGCCAAGGTGTTCCATGCCGGAACGGCGCTGAAGGACGGCAAACTCGTCGCGACCGGCGGCCGCGTGCTGAATGTCACCGCCTTTGGCAGAAACGTGACGGAAGCGCAGGCGCGCGCCTATGCGCTAGCCAACAAGGTTGAGTGGGAAAACGGCTTCTGCCGCCGCGATATCGGCTGGCAGGCCATTGCCCGCGAAAAGGCCTGA
- a CDS encoding Tex family protein, translating to MTADNARLASLIASEINARPDQVKAAVALLDEGATVPFIARYRKEVTGGLDDTQLRTLAERLVYLRELNARRASIVDSITGQGKMTDELMVKIMQAGTKAELEDLYLPYKPKRRTRAEIARERGLGPLAEAIWENRSADPAKLAEAYIQGEVADVKAALEGARDIIAETMTENADLLGRLRDYMRQNATFRAKVVDGKQASGEKFSDYFDHSERWATVPGHRALAMLRGWNEEILTLTIDVDADDPSPVKPSQRTIAAAFDIRSAGPADQWLMEVAGWTWRVKLSMSLSLDLMRELRERAEEEAINVFARNLKDLLLAAPAGSRATMGLDPGIRTGVKVAIVDGTGKLLDTSTVYPFQPKNDVRGAQAELALLIRKHNVELIAIGNGTGSRETEKLVADLLAQLPASASGAKPTKVIVSEAGASVYSASERAAAEFPNLDVSLRGAVSIARRLQDPLAELVKIEPKSIGVGQYQHDVDQGRLSRSLDAVVEDAVNAVGVDLNTASSPLLARVSGLGSSIADAIVAHRDQTGPFASRKELLKVPRLGQRTFEQCAGFLRIPNGKEPLDASSVHPEAYGVAKKIVAACGRDLRSLMGDGAALKALDPKRFIDEQFGLPTVKDIIAELEKPGRDPRPSFKTATFADGVDEITDLKPGMLLEGTVTNVAAFGAFVDIGVHQDGLVHVSQLADRFVKDPHEVVKAGDVVKVRVVEVDVKRKRIGLTMRKDGGEAAPQPMREKNNAGAMRHATAKPKERNEGSQTGGALAVALAEAMKRR from the coding sequence ATGACCGCAGACAATGCCCGCCTCGCCTCGCTCATAGCTTCCGAAATCAATGCCCGCCCCGATCAGGTGAAGGCGGCGGTGGCCTTGCTGGACGAGGGCGCGACCGTGCCCTTCATCGCCCGCTACCGTAAGGAAGTGACCGGCGGGCTCGATGATACCCAGCTGCGCACGCTGGCGGAACGCCTTGTCTATCTGCGCGAACTCAATGCGCGCCGCGCCTCCATCGTCGATTCCATCACCGGCCAGGGCAAGATGACTGACGAGTTGATGGTCAAGATCATGCAGGCGGGCACCAAGGCGGAGCTGGAAGACCTCTATCTGCCTTATAAGCCGAAGCGCCGCACCCGTGCCGAAATCGCCCGCGAACGTGGTCTCGGTCCGCTTGCCGAAGCTATCTGGGAAAACCGCTCTGCCGATCCGGCGAAGCTGGCGGAGGCCTATATCCAGGGTGAGGTGGCCGATGTGAAGGCGGCGCTCGAGGGCGCGCGCGACATCATTGCCGAAACCATGACGGAAAATGCCGATCTCCTCGGCCGCCTGCGTGATTACATGCGCCAGAACGCCACCTTCCGCGCCAAAGTCGTGGATGGTAAGCAGGCAAGCGGCGAGAAGTTTTCGGATTATTTCGACCATTCCGAGCGCTGGGCAACGGTGCCGGGCCATCGCGCGCTCGCCATGCTGCGCGGCTGGAACGAGGAAATACTGACGCTGACGATCGATGTCGATGCGGATGATCCCTCGCCGGTGAAGCCGTCGCAGCGCACCATTGCAGCCGCCTTCGATATCCGTAGTGCGGGACCTGCCGATCAATGGCTGATGGAAGTGGCGGGCTGGACCTGGCGCGTGAAGCTTTCCATGTCGCTGTCGCTTGATCTGATGCGCGAATTGCGCGAGCGGGCGGAAGAAGAGGCGATCAATGTCTTCGCCCGCAATCTGAAAGACCTGCTGCTAGCGGCACCGGCCGGTTCCCGCGCCACCATGGGTCTCGATCCGGGCATCCGCACCGGTGTGAAGGTCGCGATTGTGGATGGCACCGGAAAGCTGCTGGACACCAGCACGGTTTATCCCTTCCAGCCAAAGAACGACGTGCGCGGCGCGCAGGCCGAACTTGCCTTGCTCATCCGCAAGCACAATGTCGAACTGATCGCCATTGGCAACGGCACGGGCAGCCGTGAAACCGAAAAGCTGGTGGCCGATCTTCTGGCGCAGCTGCCGGCTTCCGCTTCCGGCGCAAAGCCCACCAAAGTCATCGTCTCGGAAGCCGGCGCATCGGTCTATTCCGCTTCGGAACGGGCTGCAGCTGAATTCCCCAATCTCGACGTGTCGCTGCGCGGCGCCGTCTCCATCGCCCGCCGTCTTCAGGACCCGCTGGCCGAACTGGTGAAGATCGAGCCGAAATCCATCGGTGTCGGCCAATACCAGCATGATGTCGATCAGGGCCGCCTCAGCCGCTCGCTCGATGCTGTCGTGGAAGACGCGGTGAATGCCGTGGGCGTCGATCTCAACACCGCCTCGTCGCCGCTTCTGGCGCGGGTATCCGGTCTTGGCAGCTCGATTGCCGATGCCATCGTCGCCCATCGCGACCAGACCGGGCCTTTCGCCAGCCGCAAGGAATTGCTGAAAGTGCCGCGCCTTGGCCAGCGCACTTTCGAACAATGCGCCGGCTTCCTGCGTATTCCAAACGGCAAGGAGCCGCTGGATGCCTCTTCGGTGCACCCGGAAGCCTATGGCGTGGCAAAGAAGATCGTCGCCGCCTGCGGCCGTGATCTGCGTTCGCTGATGGGTGATGGCGCCGCTCTGAAGGCGCTTGATCCCAAGCGTTTCATAGACGAGCAATTCGGCCTGCCGACCGTGAAAGACATCATCGCCGAACTGGAAAAACCCGGCCGCGACCCGCGCCCGAGCTTCAAGACCGCGACCTTTGCCGATGGTGTGGACGAGATCACCGATCTGAAACCGGGCATGCTTCTGGAAGGCACCGTCACCAATGTCGCGGCCTTCGGTGCTTTCGTGGATATCGGCGTGCATCAGGATGGTCTGGTGCATGTCTCGCAGCTCGCCGACCGTTTCGTGAAGGACCCGCATGAAGTCGTCAAGGCGGGCGATGTCGTCAAGGTGCGAGTCGTGGAAGTGGATGTGAAGCGCAAGCGCATCGGGCTGACCATGCGCAAGGATGGCGGCGAGGCAGCGCCGCAGCCGATGCGTGAAAAGAACAATGCGGGCGCCATGCGCCATGCCACAGCCAAGCCGAAAGAACGCAACGAGGGGTCGCAAACAGGGGGTGCTCTCGCCGTTGCTCTTGCCGAAGCCATGAAGCGACGCTGA
- a CDS encoding SAM-dependent methyltransferase, translating to MASSLHVLLEKIIKIGDLTVNSPGGSRTFGDGTGKKVVLNFTDEAAMQEIAADPALKLAEMYMEGRAQVAEGDIYDFLALVKGNTLSEALSFGMVWRGMARIIAARIKMRLPVNHNKSNVAHHYDLSAKLFDLFLDEDWQYSCAYFNPPGISLYEAQVAKKRHIAAKLMTEPGQSVLEIGSGWGGMAMYIAESAGADVTGITLSEEQLRVSRDRAAKRGLAGNVRFELQDYRYLPASKKYDRIVSVGMFEHVGPTHYRDYFDKVAEVLDDKGVMVLHSIGQPYPALATNPFIEKYIFPGGYIPSLAEVLPAIQKSGLLVKDIEILPMHYAHTLRHWRERFVARKAEAVALYDERFFRMWEFYLAGSEMAFTHENFHIFQIQLAKDRDAVPHDRDYIACNEAKLLEFEKTRAPLEKVTF from the coding sequence ATGGCGTCGTCTCTGCATGTTCTTCTGGAAAAGATAATCAAGATCGGTGATCTCACCGTCAACAGCCCGGGCGGCAGCCGCACATTTGGCGACGGCACGGGAAAAAAAGTGGTTCTGAATTTCACGGACGAAGCCGCCATGCAGGAGATTGCCGCCGATCCGGCGCTCAAGCTCGCTGAAATGTACATGGAAGGCCGGGCGCAGGTCGCGGAAGGCGACATTTACGATTTTCTGGCGCTGGTCAAAGGCAATACGCTGAGCGAGGCTCTGTCCTTCGGCATGGTCTGGCGCGGCATGGCCCGCATCATCGCCGCCCGCATCAAGATGCGTCTGCCGGTCAATCACAACAAGAGCAATGTCGCCCATCACTACGATCTGAGCGCCAAGCTGTTCGATCTCTTCCTCGATGAGGACTGGCAATATTCCTGCGCCTATTTCAATCCGCCAGGCATCAGCCTCTATGAGGCGCAGGTTGCGAAAAAGCGGCACATTGCCGCCAAGCTGATGACCGAGCCGGGCCAGAGCGTTCTGGAAATCGGCTCCGGCTGGGGCGGCATGGCGATGTATATTGCCGAAAGCGCCGGTGCCGATGTGACCGGCATCACGCTCAGTGAAGAACAGCTCCGCGTCTCGCGCGACCGCGCGGCAAAACGGGGGCTTGCCGGCAATGTCCGCTTCGAATTGCAGGATTACCGTTACCTGCCGGCTTCGAAAAAATATGACCGCATCGTCTCCGTCGGCATGTTCGAACATGTCGGGCCGACCCATTATCGCGATTATTTCGACAAGGTGGCGGAGGTGCTGGACGACAAGGGCGTGATGGTGCTGCATTCCATCGGCCAGCCCTATCCGGCACTGGCGACCAACCCCTTCATCGAAAAATATATTTTCCCCGGCGGTTATATTCCCTCGCTTGCCGAGGTGCTGCCGGCGATCCAGAAGTCCGGACTGCTGGTGAAGGATATCGAAATCCTGCCCATGCATTATGCCCATACGCTCCGGCACTGGCGGGAACGTTTCGTGGCGCGAAAGGCGGAGGCGGTAGCGCTTTATGACGAGCGTTTCTTCCGCATGTGGGAGTTTTATCTGGCGGGGTCGGAAATGGCCTTCACCCATGAAAATTTCCATATTTTCCAGATCCAGCTCGCCAAGGACCGCGATGCCGTGCCGCATGACCGCGACTACATCGCCTGCAACGAGGCGAAGCTGCTGGAGTTCGAGAAGACGCGTGCGCCGCTGGAGAAGGTGACGTTCTGA
- a CDS encoding MipA/OmpV family protein codes for MFKPSAAVAACVLSLFAVGNAHAEGWFSGDWYLKLGGAGFTAPKYQGDNKNEFGFSPIISLGRQGQGARFTSRNDSASISLLDNGPISMGLAGKLVSPRDEGDSADLKGMTRIKRGGELGGFAEAYPTDWLRIRGEARQGIRSHSGVVADLNADVFTDIAPGIQVSVGPRATWVSSKYNERYYGVSAAQTAAGAPSPYSPGGGLHSAGVGAAITWKVTENAEVGSFAEYRRLMGDAADSSLVRERGSKNQFIIGVQASYKFNFSLP; via the coding sequence ATGTTCAAGCCATCAGCGGCCGTCGCCGCCTGTGTCCTGTCGCTTTTTGCCGTGGGCAACGCCCATGCGGAAGGCTGGTTTTCCGGCGACTGGTATCTGAAGCTCGGCGGCGCGGGTTTCACCGCACCGAAATATCAGGGCGACAACAAGAATGAATTCGGCTTTTCGCCCATCATTTCGCTCGGTCGTCAGGGGCAGGGCGCGCGTTTCACCTCGCGCAACGACAGCGCCTCGATCTCGCTTCTGGATAATGGCCCGATCAGCATGGGTCTGGCCGGCAAGCTGGTATCGCCGCGCGACGAGGGCGATTCGGCCGATCTGAAGGGCATGACCCGCATCAAGCGCGGCGGTGAGCTTGGCGGTTTCGCCGAGGCCTATCCGACCGACTGGCTACGTATTCGCGGTGAAGCCCGCCAGGGCATCCGCAGCCACAGCGGCGTCGTGGCGGATCTCAACGCCGATGTCTTCACTGATATCGCCCCCGGCATTCAGGTGTCCGTCGGCCCGCGCGCGACCTGGGTGAGCAGCAAATATAACGAGCGCTATTATGGTGTCAGCGCAGCCCAGACGGCCGCCGGCGCACCATCGCCCTATAGCCCGGGCGGCGGCCTGCATTCCGCCGGCGTCGGCGCCGCCATCACCTGGAAGGTCACCGAAAATGCGGAAGTGGGCTCATTTGCCGAATATCGCCGCCTGATGGGCGACGCCGCCGACAGTTCGCTGGTGCGCGA